In a single window of the Cydia splendana chromosome 20, ilCydSple1.2, whole genome shotgun sequence genome:
- the LOC134800755 gene encoding phospholipase A1-like encodes MAGLLPLVIASLAMCSADNPLSGLKQALPSVPTPSVPSVGDAVKVRDAVTGNVSDAAGSFGREVQKEIAAVKQPIDETIAFIGSSQCTNVKKIFGVAYESYEGDDEPQLDRLTLEYRDPGIRTIYNISSAAERIPEAREFNPAQKLYIFIHGFTDDPSKGSYSAISEALLSQGESNVLALDASALIKWLYLRSSTYVRFIGERLGEVLAAMVNKGHNPAGIHIIGHSLGAHISGFTGKTFANLTGHKVGRITGLDPAGPCFSHVEPELRLKATDAEYVDVIHTDAGVYGLKDPVGQVDYFPNSGSQQPNCLFQTCSHSRAWVYFAESVKTPDAFPARRCKDYDAFKKGQCDSDISPMGFASKPGTTGRYFLQTGEDSPYGLGQKGLTWKNNEGIVRNIGAKVSTLFG; translated from the exons ATGGCGGGCCTACTTCCTCTCGTCATAGCCTCCCTCGCCATGTGTTCGGCCGACAACCCCCTCTCAGGGCTGAAGCAAGCCCTCCCCTCAGTCCCCACCCCCTCAGTGCCATCCGTCGGTGATGCGGTCAAAGTACGCGACGCAGTGACAGGGAACGTTTCGGACGCGGCCGGCAGCTTCGGAAGGGAGGTGCAGAAAGAGATAGCTGCAGTTAAACAGCCTATTGATGAAACTATTGCCTTCATCGGGTCTAGCCAAT GTACAAATGTGAAGAAGATCTTCGGAGTAGCGTACGAGAGCTACGAGGGGGATGACGAGCCCCAACTAGACCGACTGACTCTGGAGTACAGGGATCc TGGCATCCGCACGATATACAACATCAGCAGCGCAGCGGAGCGCATACCTGAGGCACGAGAATTCAACCCTGCACAGAAACTGTATATTTTCATCCATGGATTCACTGATGACCCCAGCAAAGGAAGCTATAGTGCTATCAGTGAAGCGTTGCTGAGCCAAG GAGAATCCAACGTTCTGGCCCTGGACGCCAGCGCTCTGATCAAGTGGTTGTACCTGCGCTCGTCCACCTACGTGCGGTTTATAGGAGAGAGGCTGGGAGAAGTGCTCGCCGCTATGGTTAACA AGGGCCACAACCCCGCCGGTATCCACATCATCGGGCACAGCCTCGGCGCCCACATCTCCGGCTTCACCGGCAAGACCTTCGCCAACCTAACCGGCCACAAGGTGGGCCGGATAACCGGGCTCGACCCGGCCGGGCCGTGCTTCAGCCACGTGGAACCCGAGTTGAGGCTCAAGGCTACGGATGCCGAGTATGTGGATGTAATACATACGGACGCGGGGGTTTATGGATTGAAGGATCCTGTTG GTCAAGTGGACTACTTCCCCAACAGCGGCTCGCAGCAGCCCAACTGTTTATTCCAGACGTGTAGCCACAGCCGCGCGTGGGTGTACTTCGCGGAGTCAGTGAAGACCCCTGACGCGTTCCCCGCGCGGAGGTGCAAGGATTATGACGCTTTCAAGAAAGGCCAGTGCGACAGTGATATCAG CCCTATGGGTTTCGCCTCGAAGCCCGGCACGACCGGCCGCTACTTCCTGCAGACCGGCGAAGACAGCCCGTACGGGCTCGGCCAGAAGGGCTTGACGTGGAAAAACAACGAGGGCATCGTGAGGAACATTGGCGCCAAAGTTTCCACCCTGTTCGGTTAA